The Candidatus Arthromitus sp. SFB-mouse-Japan genome includes a region encoding these proteins:
- a CDS encoding DUF11 domain-containing protein: MENNDINYKLDEVDDISKTHLYDEINLYRATVYTNFILNFILYKPPYNLPNELVLDNTGFYYVYDADKTLVNGESINLSIGVKGTFMVLRALNGNKTLQINLSDTLTEINNYSLDYKCLDTPYGFKLSDVINNLGTDLNDIKINFKDGDGQGDANLSLIQTGFSVKDDGEKTVTFNFTIENNGSEVARKVLFKDILPNSVSLNLAGIYINSVYPNSRDVKLNSKSLFVRVPDISVGESVTLTIVCRLNDESCNEFNVGVISYVSKVVPDGTGAQASNITIKQIVSNSKEIQ; the protein is encoded by the coding sequence TTGGAAAATAATGATATTAATTATAAACTAGATGAAGTGGATGATATTAGTAAAACGCATCTTTATGATGAGATAAATCTTTATAGAGCTACGGTATATACAAACTTTATATTAAATTTTATATTATACAAGCCACCATATAATTTACCAAATGAGCTTGTATTAGATAATACTGGATTTTATTACGTTTATGATGCGGATAAAACTTTAGTTAATGGTGAATCTATTAATTTATCAATTGGTGTTAAAGGTACATTTATGGTACTTAGAGCCTTAAATGGGAATAAAACGCTCCAAATAAATTTATCAGATACTTTAACTGAAATTAATAATTATAGTTTAGATTATAAATGTTTAGATACACCATATGGATTTAAGTTATCAGATGTTATAAATAACTTGGGAACAGATTTAAATGATATAAAAATAAATTTTAAGGATGGAGATGGTCAGGGAGATGCAAATCTTTCATTGATTCAAACGGGATTTTCTGTAAAGGATGATGGTGAGAAAACAGTAACATTTAATTTCACTATAGAAAATAATGGAAGTGAAGTTGCGAGAAAAGTATTATTTAAGGATATTTTACCTAATAGTGTTAGTTTAAATCTTGCAGGAATTTATATAAATTCAGTTTATCCAAATAGTAGGGATGTAAAATTAAATTCTAAGAGTTTATTTGTTAGGGTTCCTGATATATCTGTTGGTGAGTCTGTTACTTTAACAATTGTTTGTAGATTAAACGATGAATCTTGTAATGAATTTAATGTTGGGGTTATAAGTTATGTTTCAAAGGTGGTTCCTGATGGAACGGGAGCACAAGCATCCAACATAACAATTAAGCAGATTGTTAGTAATTCTAAGGAGATACAATAG